In Rutidosis leptorrhynchoides isolate AG116_Rl617_1_P2 chromosome 2, CSIRO_AGI_Rlap_v1, whole genome shotgun sequence, one genomic interval encodes:
- the LOC139888986 gene encoding valine N-monooxygenase 1-like, with protein MLVPTRTMYLFVLIFIWMLPFFLNRCVNLVPRRPPLPPGPKSMPYIGSIVTMLRNKPTFRWIDKMMNEMNTKILCIRLGKIHVIVVSDPKIACEFLKDKGAIFSSRPDCMSGYLTSGGYQNTTLVPMSNHWKKMRRILSTEILSVARHRWLKDKRDEEADYLLRYIYKRCKTNVGVTRGILNVRFIVQHHTCSIMRKLIFGRRYIGRGSEDGGPGDEEIEQVDSILTVHAYLYAFCVTDYLPWLRWITDFDGHEKIIRKSLQTARKYQDSLIDERLQQWKDGVRTKEDDLLDVFIKLENPQLTINQIKAQTLDLMLATLDNISNGVEWAMAEMINQPRIFDRAIQEIDSVVGKDRLVQEFDVRELNYIKACVREAFRLHPVAPFNLPHVSSVDTTVAGYFIPKGSHVLVSRYGLGRNQDVWDNPLTYNPERHMNGDIEVVLTDHDLRMFSFSTGRRGCPGVLFGTTMTIMLIARLVQGFTWELPPNESHVDLKENLHNLWKAKPLFALAKPRLPHHLYPII; from the exons ATGTTGGTTCCAACTCGAACCATGTATCTCTTCGTTCTTATCTTTATCTGGATGCTCCCTTTCTTCCTCAATCGGTGCGTTAATCTTGTACCACGACGACCACCGCTTCCTCCAGGGCCCAAATCAATGCCCTATATCGGCAGCATAGTTACCATGCTAAGAAACAAGCCCACTTTTCGATGGATAGATAAGATGATGAACGAAATGAACACCAAGATTTTATGCATTCGCCTTGGTAAAATTCATGTTATAGTCGTGAGTGATCCTAAGATAGCATGTGAGTTCTTAAAAGACAAAGGCGCTATATTCTCGTCAAGGCCAGATTGCATGTCGGGCTATTTAACAAGTGGTGGTTACCAGAACACGACTCTTGTTCCAATGAGTAATCATTGGAAGAAGATGAGACGAATTTTATCAACGGAGATTCTTTCGGTAGCTAGGCATCGGTGGCTTAAAGACAAACGAGATGAAGAAGCCGATTATCTGCTTAG GTACATTTACAAGAGATGCAAGACTAATGTTGGAGTAACCAGAGGGATTTTGAACGTGAGATTTATTGTGCAACATCACACTTGCAGCATAATGAGGAAACTCATATTCGGGAGAAGGTATATCGGCCGAGGAAGTGAAGATGGTGGACCCGGAGATGAAGAAATCGAGCAAGTTGATTCGATTTTGACGGTTCATGCTTACCTTTATGCATTCTGTGTGACTGACTACTTACCATGGTTAAGATGGATAACTGATTTTGATGGCCATGAGAAGATAATAAGAAAAAGTCTTCAAACTGCAAGAAAGTATCAAGATTCATTGATCGATGAAAGGCTTCAACAATGGAAAGATGGTGTTAGGACAAAAGAGGACGACTTGcttgatgttttcatcaaacttGAAAACCCCCAACTCACTATAAATCAGATAAAAGCACAGACACTT GATTTGATGCTAGCAACTCTCGATAACATTTCGAACGGTGTCGAATGGGCAATGGCAGAAATGATAAACCAACCAAGAATTTTCGATAGAGCGATTCAAGAGATTGATTCGGTGGTCGGAAAAGATAGGCTGGTGCAAGAGTTTGATGTACGTGAACTTAATTATATCAAAGCGTGTGTGAGGGAGGCTTTCAGGCTACACCCTGTCGCCCCTTTTAACCTTCCTCATGTATCATCGGTTGACACAACTGTTGCAGGTTACTTCATACCAAAAGGTAGCCACGTGTTAGTAAGCCGCTATGGGCTAGGAAGGAATCAAGATGTTTGGGATAACCCTTTGACATACAACCCAGAGCGTCACATGAATGGAGATATTGAAGTTGTGCTAACTGATCATGACCTTCGCATGTTTTCGTTTAGCACTGGTCGACGTGGATGCCCTGGGGTCTTGTTTGGCACTACTATGACTATAATGTTGATAGCGAGGCTCGTACAAGGGTTCACTTGGGAGTTGCCACCCAATGAATCACATGTTGACCTCAAAGAGAACCTGCATAATTTATGGAAAGCTAAGCCTTTGTTCGCATTAGCAAAGCCTCGTTTGCCACACCATCTGTATCCCATTATTTGA